One segment of Psychromonas sp. psych-6C06 DNA contains the following:
- a CDS encoding DUF3081 domain-containing protein — MYLDRLKKQNLLEVFDLITSNGNKVDGVYQFEDINASHDFDGYTCWLSYRDLTVSLLFHGSYDFQYENKETLEQFFKKVSNLLNSKNHNGDFEI, encoded by the coding sequence ATGTATCTAGACAGACTAAAAAAACAGAACCTACTAGAAGTGTTTGATCTCATTACATCAAATGGCAATAAGGTTGATGGGGTTTATCAATTCGAAGACATTAATGCTTCCCATGACTTTGATGGTTATACATGTTGGTTAAGCTATCGAGATTTGACCGTTAGTTTACTGTTTCATGGCTCATACGATTTTCAATACGAGAATAAAGAAACACTCGAACAATTTTTCAAAAAAGTGTCCAACCTACTTAATAGCAAAAATCATAACGGTGATTTCGAAATTTAA
- the pdxH gene encoding pyridoxamine 5'-phosphate oxidase, with product MSILNKIRCALTLGQGLLIENKALHTTDDPIAFFKNWLKEAQHSGIILPESMSVSSCTAEGRPSSRMVLLKEVDEKGFVFFTNYNSRKASELEANPFAALLFHWNMLQRQVRIEGRIERISEQESADYFHSRGRGSQIGAWASHQSDPLESREVLAERVKMYEQKFKGQTIPLPEFWGGYRVVPERIEFWQGKADRLHDRFIYEPNSNGWNITRLNP from the coding sequence ATGTCAATTTTGAATAAGATACGTTGTGCATTGACCCTTGGACAAGGCCTATTAATTGAAAATAAAGCGCTGCATACTACCGATGATCCCATTGCTTTTTTCAAAAATTGGCTAAAAGAAGCGCAACATAGTGGCATCATATTACCTGAATCGATGTCTGTTTCTAGTTGTACCGCAGAGGGGCGTCCATCATCACGCATGGTGCTGTTAAAGGAGGTCGATGAAAAAGGCTTTGTATTCTTCACCAATTATAACAGCCGTAAAGCAAGTGAATTAGAAGCAAATCCATTTGCTGCACTGCTATTTCATTGGAATATGTTACAACGCCAGGTCCGTATTGAAGGACGCATTGAACGTATTAGTGAGCAAGAGTCTGCAGATTATTTCCATAGTCGTGGTCGTGGTAGCCAAATTGGAGCTTGGGCTTCACATCAAAGTGATCCGCTTGAAAGCCGAGAAGTATTAGCCGAACGGGTCAAAATGTATGAACAAAAATTTAAAGGGCAAACCATTCCATTACCAGAGTTCTGGGGGGGATACCGTGTTGTTCCCGAGAGAATTGAGTTTTGGCAAGGTAAGGCAGACAGATTACACGATCGATTTATTTATGAGCCAAATAGCAACGGTTGGAATATCACTCGCTTGAATCCATAA
- a CDS encoding low molecular weight protein-tyrosine-phosphatase — translation MKKILVVCLGNICRSPTAEAVLRTTAKKMNIEIEIDSAGTINHHQGNAPDKRSMAAGEARGYSFKGITSRQVREQDFQYFDLILAADNSNVEDLKTICPDHLQHKISLFLSYAQAETDQIPDPYYGGEAGFELVLDLLEDASVELLTKMINEG, via the coding sequence ATGAAAAAAATATTAGTTGTTTGTTTAGGAAATATTTGTCGTTCGCCAACAGCGGAAGCCGTATTGCGCACAACGGCGAAAAAAATGAACATTGAAATAGAGATAGATTCAGCGGGAACGATTAATCATCATCAAGGTAATGCACCTGATAAACGTTCCATGGCAGCCGGTGAAGCGCGTGGATACAGTTTTAAAGGCATTACCTCGCGACAAGTCAGAGAACAAGATTTTCAATATTTCGATCTTATTTTAGCTGCTGACAACAGTAATGTTGAAGATTTAAAAACGATTTGTCCTGACCATCTACAGCATAAAATATCGTTATTTTTAAGCTATGCACAAGCTGAAACGGATCAGATACCCGATCCCTACTACGGTGGAGAAGCGGGCTTTGAACTGGTGTTAGATTTACTTGAAGATGCATCTGTAGAGCTATTGACAAAAATGATTAATGAGGGCTAA
- a CDS encoding cobyric acid synthase has product MKQKNRPIMILGCTSDAGKSLVVTAICRLLANRGVKVAPFKAQNMSNNAAITQDGLEIGRAQYLQALAAKAQPSVLMNPVLLKPSADTQSQVIINGKVNNEISQLPWMDRKRLVWPEVQKSLHQLIEAFDQVVIEGAGSPAEINLREGDIVNMSVALECQADVYLVSDIDRGGSFAHLLGTWACLSVEEQKLIKGFVLNKFRGDPALLGNAMDWLEQKTGIPTVANLPYYRHQLPEEDSFRLGTTWQRGKINIGILYYPYASNMDEFDPLIYQDDINLVPITKDIDLSHFDALILPGSKNSGASLQFLKQTGLATSIKQFKASGKLILGICGGLQILGDNIFDPLNLEGGNQSGLGLIALSTTLQAEKSTKQTTIKWQNTDIKGYEIHHGDTTIGKDVTVFMEEHLGWQSANVYTTYLHGAFENKPFYDWFMRQVGGHENGLQWTAHLQTELDKLAQMFEKHGWL; this is encoded by the coding sequence ATGAAACAAAAAAATAGACCGATTATGATCCTCGGTTGCACCAGTGATGCGGGGAAATCATTGGTAGTTACAGCAATTTGTCGTTTATTAGCAAATCGTGGTGTGAAGGTTGCACCCTTTAAAGCACAAAATATGAGTAATAATGCTGCTATTACTCAAGATGGTTTAGAGATTGGGCGGGCACAATATTTACAGGCGTTAGCTGCTAAGGCACAACCGAGTGTATTAATGAATCCGGTGTTGTTAAAACCGAGTGCTGATACACAAAGCCAAGTGATTATTAACGGCAAGGTTAATAATGAAATCAGTCAATTACCTTGGATGGATCGAAAACGGTTAGTATGGCCTGAGGTGCAAAAATCACTTCATCAATTGATTGAAGCGTTCGATCAGGTTGTTATAGAAGGGGCTGGTAGCCCTGCTGAGATTAACCTTCGCGAGGGGGATATCGTTAATATGTCTGTCGCGCTTGAATGTCAGGCTGATGTCTATTTAGTTTCAGATATTGATCGCGGTGGTTCTTTTGCACACTTGCTTGGGACATGGGCTTGTTTAAGTGTCGAAGAGCAAAAACTCATTAAAGGTTTTGTACTTAATAAATTCCGTGGCGATCCTGCATTACTCGGTAATGCGATGGATTGGCTCGAACAGAAAACCGGTATTCCTACGGTTGCAAATTTACCCTATTATCGACATCAATTACCCGAAGAGGACAGTTTTCGTTTAGGTACAACATGGCAGAGAGGGAAAATAAATATTGGTATTTTGTATTACCCATATGCCTCTAACATGGATGAGTTTGATCCGCTGATTTATCAAGATGATATTAACTTAGTGCCGATCACTAAAGATATTGATTTGAGTCATTTTGATGCGCTTATTTTACCCGGTAGTAAAAACAGTGGTGCCAGTTTACAGTTTTTAAAGCAAACTGGATTAGCAACATCAATTAAACAGTTTAAAGCTTCAGGTAAACTTATTTTAGGTATTTGCGGTGGATTACAGATCTTGGGAGATAATATCTTTGACCCTTTGAATTTAGAAGGTGGAAATCAATCTGGTTTAGGGTTAATTGCACTTTCGACGACTCTACAAGCTGAAAAATCTACAAAGCAAACTACCATCAAATGGCAAAATACAGATATTAAAGGTTATGAAATTCATCATGGCGACACGACAATTGGTAAAGATGTAACAGTATTCATGGAAGAGCATTTAGGCTGGCAATCAGCGAATGTATATACTACCTATTTGCACGGTGCTTTTGAGAATAAACCTTTCTATGATTGGTTTATGCGCCAAGTCGGCGGGCATGAAAATGGCCTGCAATGGACGGCACATTTACAAACAGAGCTAGATAAACTCGCTCAAATGTTTGAGAAGCATGGTTGGTTATGA
- a CDS encoding elongation factor P hydroxylase translates to MSNVFHYQDLIEIFESTFFTTFNTRLVCGDDEPIYLPANDQYAYHRIIFAHGFYASALHEIAHWLVAGEQRRLLEDYGYWYEPDGRNAAQQAEFEKVEVVPQAIEWAVAMSCGFEFDVSADNLSGIEIDRLSFKHKVHRQLLSYLEHGFAARTEQLIKACSAFYNTKPLCTAMFNYVGMER, encoded by the coding sequence TTGTCTAATGTATTCCACTACCAAGATTTAATTGAAATATTTGAATCGACCTTTTTCACTACTTTTAATACGCGTTTAGTTTGTGGAGATGATGAACCTATCTACCTCCCTGCAAATGATCAATACGCTTATCACCGTATTATCTTTGCTCATGGTTTTTATGCTAGTGCGTTGCATGAGATTGCACATTGGTTAGTCGCTGGGGAGCAACGTCGTCTTCTTGAAGATTATGGCTACTGGTATGAGCCGGACGGTCGAAATGCTGCCCAACAAGCTGAATTTGAAAAAGTGGAGGTCGTTCCACAAGCTATTGAGTGGGCGGTTGCCATGAGTTGCGGTTTTGAGTTTGATGTTAGTGCCGACAATCTAAGCGGTATTGAAATAGATCGCCTTAGCTTTAAACACAAAGTACATAGGCAACTGTTAAGCTATTTAGAGCATGGTTTTGCAGCGCGAACTGAGCAACTCATTAAAGCCTGCTCTGCTTTTTATAACACTAAGCCTCTGTGTACTGCGATGTTTAATTATGTAGGAATGGAAAGATGA
- a CDS encoding YvcK family protein yields the protein MNKYKHKKIVAIGGGHGLGRMLAALKGFGNNATGIVTTTDDGGSTGRIRNCQGGIAWGDTRNCINQLITTPSIESIMFEYRFKGTGELDGHNLGNLMLTALDNLSVRPMEAIQLIRNMLKVEVNIVPMSEHPSDLKALANNGKWVHGETSVDEMEEDLQRLDLEPQVPATHEAIVAIEEADAIILGPGSFLTSIMPPLLLPEVGKAIFNNKKAKLLFIENLSPEYGPAGRMDIKQKLEWCERACQGRKIDVLIGETPHAIIEDQWHFFQADLASVNRDWRHDRTKLMRAIIAQFEQSES from the coding sequence ATGAATAAATACAAACACAAAAAAATTGTCGCAATTGGCGGTGGTCACGGTTTAGGGCGGATGTTAGCTGCTTTAAAAGGTTTTGGTAATAATGCCACAGGTATCGTGACAACCACCGATGATGGTGGCTCTACTGGGCGTATTCGAAATTGTCAGGGAGGGATTGCATGGGGAGATACACGTAATTGTATCAACCAGTTGATCACCACACCATCGATAGAGTCAATTATGTTTGAGTACCGTTTTAAAGGGACCGGTGAGCTTGATGGCCACAACTTGGGGAATTTAATGCTTACCGCGCTCGATAATCTCTCAGTACGACCGATGGAAGCAATTCAATTAATACGCAATATGCTAAAAGTAGAAGTGAATATTGTGCCAATGTCTGAGCACCCTTCTGACCTTAAGGCGTTAGCCAATAATGGTAAATGGGTACATGGTGAAACCAGCGTAGATGAGATGGAAGAAGACCTTCAACGCTTAGACTTAGAGCCTCAAGTACCCGCAACGCACGAAGCAATAGTTGCCATTGAAGAAGCGGATGCCATTATTCTTGGCCCAGGTAGCTTCCTAACTAGCATTATGCCCCCTCTATTATTACCTGAAGTGGGTAAAGCTATCTTTAATAATAAAAAAGCTAAGCTACTTTTTATTGAAAACCTCTCGCCTGAATATGGGCCAGCAGGAAGAATGGATATAAAGCAAAAACTGGAATGGTGTGAGCGCGCCTGTCAAGGTCGTAAAATCGATGTATTGATTGGCGAAACGCCACATGCAATTATCGAAGATCAATGGCATTTCTTTCAAGCAGACCTCGCCTCCGTAAATAGAGACTGGCGTCATGACAGAACAAAACTAATGCGCGCAATCATTGCCCAGTTTGAGCAATCAGAGTCATAA
- the hemH gene encoding ferrochelatase has translation MSRFSGITDNPHEGRFHQKTGILLTNLGSPDAPTTKAVRTYLSEFLSDRRIVEIPRLLWMIILHGIILRVRPKRSAKLYDSIWTKDGSPLTHITRLQRDKLSKYLKQQGYEKTEVVMAMRYGNPSIEAGLEELREKGYTRIVVLPLYPQYSSPTTGSTFDAIAKVLAKWRWVPELHFINGYHKNNTYIDALANSISEDLQKNGMPQKLVFSYHGMPKRFLDNGDPYHCLCLQTTRLVIEKLGLEKEQVISTFQSRFGKAEWLKPYTDETLQSFPEQGIKDIAIISPAFSADCLETLEEIEGENREIFEQAGGEKYRYIAALNDRDDHINALFEVLKPNLS, from the coding sequence GTGTCGCGATTTTCAGGTATTACCGATAACCCTCATGAGGGACGTTTCCATCAAAAAACCGGCATCTTGCTGACTAATTTAGGGAGCCCAGATGCACCAACAACAAAAGCTGTTCGAACCTACCTAAGTGAATTCCTGTCCGACAGACGTATCGTTGAGATCCCGCGTTTATTATGGATGATTATTTTACACGGTATTATTTTAAGAGTTCGACCAAAACGCTCAGCAAAATTATATGACAGTATTTGGACCAAAGACGGATCGCCACTTACCCATATTACGCGTTTGCAACGTGATAAACTGAGCAAATATTTAAAACAGCAGGGCTATGAAAAAACCGAAGTAGTAATGGCAATGCGCTATGGTAATCCCTCCATTGAAGCAGGCCTTGAAGAGTTACGAGAAAAAGGTTACACAAGAATTGTTGTATTACCGCTCTACCCTCAGTACTCCAGTCCAACCACCGGTTCAACTTTTGATGCAATTGCGAAAGTATTAGCTAAATGGCGCTGGGTGCCTGAGTTGCATTTTATTAATGGCTACCATAAAAACAACACCTATATTGATGCCTTAGCAAACAGTATTAGTGAAGATTTACAAAAAAATGGTATGCCACAAAAACTCGTTTTCTCTTACCACGGAATGCCAAAACGTTTTCTGGATAATGGCGACCCATACCACTGCCTATGCCTACAAACAACCCGCCTAGTTATTGAGAAATTAGGCTTGGAAAAAGAACAAGTTATCAGTACATTCCAGAGCCGGTTTGGTAAAGCGGAGTGGTTAAAACCCTATACAGATGAAACGCTACAAAGTTTTCCTGAGCAAGGTATTAAAGATATTGCCATTATCAGCCCTGCATTCAGTGCCGATTGCTTAGAAACATTAGAAGAAATTGAAGGGGAAAATAGAGAGATATTTGAGCAGGCCGGTGGCGAAAAATACCGATACATCGCAGCTTTAAATGATCGTGATGACCACATTAATGCCCTTTTTGAAGTATTAAAGCCAAATCTCAGCTAA
- a CDS encoding DedA family protein: MESFLNQIKDYGHIIYFLLFVYCAIKSGWLPLFAGYAAYSDALHLPMVLLACLFGGYLGDEIRFFVARKYGIKWLQHDNFIGKLFTRARELSHRYGVIYMYVYRYPKGLRTIGALPVGLSDISWLKFTLLNASSALLWVVLLVGGGYFFGSTMDAFAVQTLTSISVLMLCIFFITLYRLWRTDKQMISSDIKSVPVFKHDKH; this comes from the coding sequence ATGGAATCATTTTTAAACCAGATTAAAGACTATGGGCATATCATTTATTTTCTTTTATTTGTCTACTGCGCAATAAAAAGTGGCTGGTTGCCATTGTTTGCCGGATATGCCGCTTATAGTGATGCATTACATTTACCAATGGTGCTACTAGCTTGTTTATTCGGTGGTTATTTAGGTGATGAAATTCGTTTTTTTGTTGCACGAAAGTATGGCATAAAATGGCTCCAACACGATAATTTCATTGGAAAGTTATTTACTCGTGCACGTGAGTTATCTCATCGCTATGGTGTTATATATATGTATGTTTATCGCTACCCGAAAGGCTTGCGTACCATTGGCGCATTACCGGTCGGTTTAAGTGATATCAGCTGGTTAAAGTTCACCCTTTTAAATGCAAGTTCAGCACTACTCTGGGTGGTTTTATTGGTCGGAGGTGGGTATTTTTTTGGTTCCACAATGGATGCTTTTGCAGTGCAAACCTTAACATCCATCAGCGTGTTGATGCTTTGTATTTTTTTTATTACTTTATATCGGTTATGGCGAACAGATAAACAAATGATTTCTTCAGATATTAAATCTGTCCCTGTATTTAAGCATGACAAGCACTAG
- a CDS encoding VOC family protein, with product MKMSHVGIMVGDMDVAVEFYTKALGLDTVMEKSSVVEEKQTAIGAMCIAVFGEGFKGFNIAHLVTKDGIGFELFEMQEREERHNVDFTKIGIFHYCLETDDFEGVMERVEKFGGKVRMDIMRYHPEDDNKPYKMVYLEDPFGNLFELYSHSYSETYSSEYE from the coding sequence ATGAAAATGAGTCATGTTGGTATAATGGTCGGAGATATGGATGTAGCGGTTGAGTTTTACACTAAAGCATTAGGTCTTGACACGGTGATGGAAAAGTCTTCCGTTGTTGAAGAGAAACAAACCGCTATTGGTGCTATGTGCATCGCTGTATTTGGCGAAGGCTTTAAAGGTTTTAATATCGCCCACTTGGTAACAAAAGATGGCATCGGTTTTGAGTTATTTGAGATGCAGGAGCGTGAAGAACGTCATAACGTTGATTTTACAAAAATTGGCATTTTTCATTACTGTTTAGAAACGGATGACTTTGAAGGTGTTATGGAACGTGTTGAGAAATTTGGTGGCAAAGTGAGAATGGATATTATGCGCTACCACCCTGAAGATGATAACAAGCCATATAAAATGGTATATTTAGAAGACCCATTTGGTAATCTTTTTGAGCTTTATTCTCATTCATATTCAGAAACGTACTCTTCTGAATATGAATAA
- a CDS encoding NAD(P)H-binding protein — protein sequence MSQDITLILAGATGLIGQATLKLAVANKKVKRLYSLSRRPLKSDHKKLTQWVSPALTFPDNQTIEGKLKIGIITLGSTLKKAGSKAALRAIDVELVIKVAKQMQQVGVEHIIVVSSIGASSKAFSHYLRCKGDMEEAVSNLKVAKISFMQPGPLKGLREQTRSDEKWLQRGLNIVNPLMSFGLTNYKLIASNDVANAILQLACMPNKSEDKRVKRYLRTEMLALIETNCNA from the coding sequence ATGTCACAGGATATTACACTTATTTTAGCCGGAGCAACGGGCCTTATTGGTCAAGCAACGTTGAAACTTGCAGTTGCAAACAAGAAAGTTAAACGACTGTATTCGCTATCTCGACGCCCGCTTAAATCAGATCACAAAAAATTAACGCAATGGGTTTCACCCGCGTTAACTTTCCCTGACAATCAAACCATTGAAGGTAAATTAAAAATAGGCATTATTACACTGGGGAGCACCTTAAAAAAAGCAGGCAGTAAAGCTGCATTACGTGCGATTGATGTCGAGCTGGTTATTAAAGTGGCGAAACAGATGCAACAAGTTGGAGTCGAACATATCATCGTTGTTTCATCGATTGGTGCATCAAGCAAAGCGTTTTCACATTATTTGCGTTGTAAAGGGGATATGGAAGAGGCAGTCTCAAATCTTAAGGTGGCGAAAATTTCATTTATGCAGCCCGGTCCTTTAAAGGGGTTACGGGAGCAAACTCGCAGTGATGAAAAATGGCTACAAAGGGGGCTAAATATCGTTAACCCATTAATGAGTTTTGGATTAACGAATTATAAATTGATAGCTTCAAATGATGTCGCTAATGCAATACTGCAGCTTGCGTGCATGCCTAATAAATCAGAGGACAAAAGAGTAAAGCGATATCTTCGTACAGAGATGCTGGCGTTAATAGAGACAAATTGTAACGCTTAA
- a CDS encoding PilZ domain-containing protein: MFFAQNDQRSFRRMELDVPIEITKGTQKFKGICKDLSSTGMSIAFTEASLQAGDEVHIKLDTEDERFPPLDADATLLRIDCEEDKFVAAVKFINMT; encoded by the coding sequence ATGTTTTTTGCACAGAATGATCAGCGTTCATTTCGTCGTATGGAATTAGATGTACCGATTGAAATAACCAAAGGCACACAAAAGTTCAAAGGTATTTGTAAAGATTTAAGTAGTACCGGCATGTCCATTGCGTTTACCGAGGCGAGTCTTCAAGCAGGAGATGAAGTGCATATTAAACTTGATACCGAGGATGAGCGATTTCCACCTTTAGATGCCGATGCAACTTTATTACGCATTGATTGCGAAGAAGATAAATTTGTTGCTGCGGTAAAATTTATTAACATGACCTAA
- a CDS encoding DUF6279 family lipoprotein — protein MLSLSACSSRLIYNNLDWLTYWYLDDYIELTDEQEERFDPMLNRFLTWHRESQLQQYSQLLQRIKKDVNDGIKEQDIADYMVTVKLAWKDILIRLEPDLVDLSFTLSDQQLNQFLQESENYNLDKIAEQQSLNHQQRLDKRLKMITKRIESYTGKLSEPQKALLKHSNNNVISTFDDWIIYRRAWAESIRSAFDLRSNKAKFETQISSSILHTDRLRSEIFWKKIEYNQQLWIETMVQLVNSLSTKQRNALNDKLDSLIDDLQTLSSYSKK, from the coding sequence TTGTTGAGTCTATCAGCTTGCAGTTCTCGCCTTATTTACAATAATTTAGATTGGCTTACCTATTGGTACCTTGATGACTACATTGAATTGACCGATGAGCAAGAAGAGCGGTTTGATCCTATGTTAAATCGATTTTTAACTTGGCATAGAGAAAGTCAATTACAGCAATACAGTCAATTATTACAACGTATTAAAAAAGACGTGAATGATGGTATCAAAGAGCAAGATATAGCAGACTATATGGTTACCGTTAAACTCGCGTGGAAAGATATATTAATCCGATTAGAGCCTGACCTAGTTGATTTATCTTTCACATTAAGTGACCAGCAACTTAACCAGTTTTTGCAAGAGAGTGAGAACTATAATCTAGACAAAATAGCAGAGCAACAATCACTAAATCATCAGCAACGCCTTGATAAGCGACTTAAAATGATCACTAAACGTATAGAGTCCTATACTGGTAAACTCAGTGAGCCACAAAAAGCGTTGCTAAAACACAGTAATAATAATGTAATTTCTACTTTTGATGATTGGATAATATATCGACGTGCATGGGCCGAATCAATCCGATCAGCTTTTGACCTAAGATCTAATAAGGCTAAATTTGAGACACAAATAAGCAGTTCAATTTTGCATACTGATCGACTTCGTTCTGAAATTTTTTGGAAAAAAATAGAATACAATCAGCAACTTTGGATAGAAACTATGGTGCAGTTAGTGAACTCCTTAAGCACGAAGCAACGTAACGCACTAAACGATAAATTAGACAGCTTAATTGATGATTTGCAAACACTATCATCCTATTCAAAGAAGTAG
- a CDS encoding Solitary outer membrane autotransporter beta-barrel domain — protein MKPLILHVVTVLYLLPTACFAVENIGVKALEKALAVSTLMTDSDALTFGIANFKFEYDLDSQKRLDFKKSIDIFVLPYQWQLNDVSDNWQHNINMRASYIEVARNTEPLQGYTNFKHEQVIGAFVQYVQHYQFTEHLFAGLALGTHLSYYRNKYNYSDGFPPEISEILDGHIFNTSATVLMLEPVINLGYRQQQSWGSWTVHNSNHYLIGQGIGGSSKNINEVQPEGWRVTNGVEFKFDIPKMWGASDHIAFDLKRIDIGGDLSGISDHGFYYETSVGWIIDTNNKIPFLDNVGIGFNLNYGSSISGGTIVLYYNE, from the coding sequence ATGAAGCCACTTATCCTTCATGTTGTAACTGTCCTTTACTTACTACCAACGGCATGTTTTGCTGTTGAAAATATAGGCGTTAAAGCACTAGAAAAAGCATTGGCTGTCAGCACGTTAATGACTGACAGTGATGCTTTGACTTTTGGTATTGCGAATTTTAAGTTTGAGTATGATCTTGATTCGCAAAAACGTTTAGATTTTAAAAAAAGTATCGATATCTTTGTCCTTCCCTATCAATGGCAACTCAATGATGTCAGTGATAATTGGCAACATAACATAAATATGCGCGCTTCATATATTGAAGTTGCACGAAATACAGAGCCCCTTCAGGGTTATACCAATTTTAAACATGAACAGGTTATAGGGGCCTTTGTACAATATGTGCAACATTATCAGTTTACTGAACATTTATTCGCAGGCTTAGCCTTGGGCACGCATCTTTCATATTACCGCAACAAGTACAATTATAGTGATGGCTTTCCACCCGAAATCAGTGAAATACTAGATGGACATATTTTCAATACCTCCGCAACGGTATTAATGTTAGAGCCGGTAATTAATTTAGGGTATAGGCAACAACAGAGCTGGGGAAGTTGGACTGTTCACAATAGTAACCATTATTTAATTGGACAGGGGATCGGTGGCAGTTCAAAAAATATCAATGAGGTTCAACCGGAAGGATGGCGGGTAACCAATGGTGTCGAATTTAAGTTCGATATTCCTAAAATGTGGGGAGCATCGGATCATATTGCCTTTGACCTTAAGCGCATTGACATTGGAGGTGACTTATCGGGTATCTCTGATCATGGTTTTTATTATGAGACTAGCGTTGGTTGGATCATTGATACCAACAATAAAATTCCCTTTTTAGATAATGTTGGTATCGGTTTTAATCTTAATTATGGTAGTTCAATTAGCGGTGGCACCATTGTACTTTATTACAACGAGTAA
- the ubiG gene encoding bifunctional 2-polyprenyl-6-hydroxyphenol methylase/3-demethylubiquinol 3-O-methyltransferase UbiG: MRDIETNINVDESEIKKFEAMADQWWDPNGKFKPLHMLNPTRLAYIIEQISSHFQLSSHLSTPFDGLSLLDIGCGGGLLSEPMAKLGAQVIGVDATAKNIPVAQYHAQQSGLEIDYRHGFATTLIEEERRFDVILNMEVVEHVQDPKMLLAECASLLKPGGLLICSTINRNSRSYLIAIIGTERVMRWLPVGTHQWKKFITPRELKLKIESAGLTNINCKGFVFNPLLWKWSISNRNLSVNYVTASTKSQ, from the coding sequence ATGAGAGACATTGAAACAAATATTAATGTTGATGAGTCAGAAATAAAAAAATTTGAAGCAATGGCCGATCAATGGTGGGATCCTAACGGAAAATTTAAGCCATTGCACATGCTTAACCCTACCCGTTTAGCTTATATTATTGAGCAAATTTCATCACACTTTCAACTCTCTTCCCATTTATCAACTCCCTTTGATGGATTAAGTTTACTTGATATTGGTTGTGGCGGTGGCTTATTAAGTGAACCGATGGCGAAGTTAGGTGCTCAAGTTATCGGTGTAGATGCGACAGCTAAAAACATTCCTGTTGCTCAATATCATGCACAACAGTCCGGACTTGAGATAGATTATCGACATGGCTTTGCTACAACACTAATCGAAGAAGAAAGACGATTTGATGTGATTCTTAACATGGAAGTTGTTGAACATGTGCAGGATCCTAAAATGCTCCTTGCCGAATGTGCCTCATTGCTCAAGCCCGGAGGTTTATTGATATGCTCCACTATAAATCGTAATAGCCGAAGTTACTTAATTGCGATTATTGGCACAGAAAGAGTGATGCGCTGGTTACCCGTTGGGACACATCAATGGAAAAAGTTTATCACTCCCCGGGAGCTTAAACTAAAAATTGAATCTGCCGGCCTTACAAATATTAACTGTAAAGGTTTTGTTTTTAATCCTCTATTATGGAAGTGGTCAATTTCCAATCGAAATTTATCGGTTAACTATGTCACAGCAAGTACAAAATCACAGTAG
- a CDS encoding thioesterase family protein, translating into MSRKVYHHEVQIYYEDTDHSGVVYHPNFLKYFERAREHVIDSARLDKLWREKGLGFAVYKANMTFQDGVEFAEVCDIRTSFDLDGKYKTLWRQEVWRPGANKAAVIGDIEMVCLDKDKRLQPLPDEIRDYLAENNV; encoded by the coding sequence GTGAGCAGAAAAGTTTATCATCATGAGGTACAAATTTATTATGAAGATACAGACCACTCTGGGGTTGTTTATCACCCTAACTTTCTAAAATATTTTGAACGTGCACGCGAGCATGTAATCGATAGCGCAAGATTAGATAAACTGTGGCGTGAGAAAGGGCTTGGTTTTGCCGTATATAAAGCAAACATGACTTTTCAAGATGGGGTTGAATTTGCAGAAGTGTGCGATATTCGAACCAGTTTTGATTTGGATGGAAAATACAAAACCCTATGGCGGCAAGAAGTTTGGCGTCCTGGCGCAAATAAAGCCGCTGTGATAGGCGATATTGAAATGGTTTGTCTGGATAAAGATAAACGCTTACAGCCTTTACCTGATGAAATACGTGATTACTTAGCAGAAAATAATGTTTAA